One Candidatus Nitronauta litoralis genomic window, GGGAGGCTTATCTGGCCAGAGCAGATAAAGCCCCGCGTAAAATTTCTATCGATACCGCTTTCCAGCAGGCTCTCTTAAAAGAAGCCGCTCAACCCAAAGGAGTGGTTAAGGATAAAGCCTCCTGTGAGGCCGCCTTTCGTCCGCTGGAAGAAAAACGCAAAGTTCTGCAACGGTCTGGCGGCATGTGGCACGCCTTCGAACGTGTTGAAGAAATCCGCCCCTTTTCCAATACCGGTATGCAGATTGACAGCAACTTCAACAAGCTTGCCCAGGCGGTGCAGCACCTTTGCGCCACCGCCAATGGTGTGCCCAAATCATCTGTTGCAAGGATGATCGAAGGCATCATCAGGGACAAGGGAGGTAAGGAAGGAGCACGCCAGCATCTGGTCGATATGGGGCGGGCCAAAAAGGATATTGAAATCTGGCTTAACTATGAAGCATCTGCGGAAAAAGCCACTACACGTACGGTGCCTTATGAAACTATCGAAGGTCTCATCCGAAAATTGCAGACCCTGCTGGATGGATACGAAGATCTCTATAACCGAAAAGTGACTGCAGAAGAAAAGGATGCATTCCTCTCGCAATCCAAAACCCTGTTGGCGGTGATCAGCGACAGTCTGGAGAATGTACCCGAACTTTCCATGGCATTGGCTGAAGATATGGCCGAACCCCACATCAAATTCACCGGCGAAATGTGACCACCTTACGGTGGGGTGACGCGCTGAACCTTTTTTGACAAAGAAATGATTTTAAAGCGCATCGCTGAGTGTTTTAAATTGACTGTGCTGAGACCGCCATCTCCTGGTGGGCAGTGAGTCGCCTTCAAATAGATAAAATTTCACACGTCATTCTGAGCCCTTCGACAAGCTCAGGATAAACTCCGCAAAGAATTTCGCCTTTGCTTATAAGTTTGGGCTGATATGATATTCCCCCTTCCACGAAGGGGGAAGCGAAGCAGGGGGATTAATCTATTTCAGCCTATATTAAATTGTAGTCATGAAAAAGAAATCCTCTAACCCTTTTATCCCCTACGATAAATCTCTTAAGGAAAAGGCGAGGAAGCTTCGCAATAATTCAACACCAGCGGAAAAAGAGTTTTGGGCGATTCTCCGTACCATGCCCTTTTTCAAACGATACTATTTCACTCGACAAAAACCATTAGGAAACTTTATCGTCGATTTTTACTGCCATAAATTAAAGCTGGTCATTGAAATTGATGGTGATACACATGGTACAGATACTGCGAAGTCGTATGATCAGAAAAGGACGCATTGGCTGGAAGGTCAAGGATTGCAGGTCATTCGTTTTTCAAATCGTGATGTGTTGAATTGCATCAACGGTGTGATGGAAACGCTTGAAGGGGTTATTGAAAGAATAACAGGGGAAGAATCCCCCCAGCCCCCTTCGTAGAAGGGGGAGCAAAAACCAGCCCAGAGTTTTGGATAATAAAAGGTTTCCCACCGCAATGTGTTTGCCGCAGGATAGGTAGTGATTTAATTATGGTGATGAAATGCGCAAAAAAACACATTAAATTTATAATTACTAAACTTATAGTAGGCTCCGCTCAGCGAAGTGAAGAATCTAGCCTTGGGTTTTATGGGGGTAGGACAATATTCCCCCTTGTAAAGGGGGAAGGCGAAGCCAGGGGGGTTTTTCATCTTCAGTCTGTCTTGTGAAATGGTAGTCATGAAAAAGAAATCCCCACACATTGATTTGCAGACCTTGCGGAGGCTACTTTTGTAACGTCAGCTTCTTATACTTTGACCGTCTATTTTCTTCGCGGCCGCCGAGTTCTTTCTTGCGCGTTTGCTGATACTCTTCAAAATTCCCCTCATACCAGCGAACTTTGTTATCACCCTCAAACACGAGCAGGTGCGTGCAGATGCGGTCCAGAAAAAACCGGTCATGGCTGATGACGAGTACGCATCCGTTGAAATTAAGGATGGCGTTTTCCAGATTGCTCAATGTCGTCACGTCGAGGTCGTTGGTCGGTTCATCCAGCAGCAGCACGTTGCCGGATCGACGCAGTAGTTTGGCGAGGTGTACGCGGTTTCTTTCACCACCCGAAAGTTTGCCGACTTCTTTCTGTTGATCGGTGCCGCGAAAGTTAAAACGCGATACGTAGGCGCGTGATTTCAGTTTGCGTCCGGCGATTTCGATTTCTTCATCACCCTGTGTGATTTCTTCAAACACGGTTTTGTCGGAGGCCAGGTCGTCACGATGCTGATCGACATAGGACAAGGCGACGCTTGAACCGACTTCCAGTGTGCCGGCGTCGGGTTTCTCTTCGCCAACGATCATGCGGAACAATGTGGTCTTGCCGGTGCCGTTAGGTCCGATCAAACCGACGATCGCGCCGCGCGGAATGGAAAAGTCGAGTCCCTCAATCAGTGGGTTGCCGTTGAACCCTTTGCAAAGTCCGCTGGCGACGATAACTTTCTCGCCGAGGTTCGGGCCGGGTTGTATCTGGATGTCGAGCGAGTTGTCGTCCGCTGTCTGCTGGCTTTGCGAAAGTTTTTCGTAATCGCTGATGCGGCTTTTGTTTTTGCCACGACGACCTGCCGGAGTAGCGCGAATCCATTCGAGTTCTTTCTCAAGTCGTTTTTGCATGCCGGAGGCGGCCTTGTCTTTTTGCCGCAGGCGTTCAGATTTTTGTTCCAGCCAGGAAGAGTAGTTGCCTTCAAACGGAATACCTCTTCCGTTGTCGAGTTCAAGAATCCATTTGGTGATGTTGTCGAGGAAGTAACGGTCATGGGTCGAGACCAGAACGTTGCCCGGGAATTCCTGCAGCGTGTTCTCCAGCCAGGCCACCGTTTCTGCATCCAGATGGTTGGTCGGCTCATCCAGCAGGATGATGTCCGGTTTCTGCAAAAGGAGTCGGCATAGGGCAACACGCCGGGCTTCACCTCCGGAGAGCGTTCCCGCTGGCTGATCATCCGCCGGGAGAACCAGAGCATCCATCGCAATCTCGACCTGACGGTCCAGTTCCCATCCGTTGACCGCATCGATTTCATCCTGCAGTCGCCCCATCTTTTCCATGGCTTTTTCCATCTCGTCGTCTTCCATGGGATTGGCCATGCTGGCGCTGACCTCATTGAATTCGTCGATCATTTTTTTGATGTCGCTGAATGCTTCTTCAACAACCTGCCGGACGGTTTTGTCCTTGTCGAGATGGGGTTCCTGATGAAGGAAACCGATTTTGGTTCCCTTCAGGGGTTCCGCCCGGCCATCGAATTCCTTGTCTTCCTGCCCCATGATGCGAAGCAGGGTGGTTTTGCCGGAGCCGTTTTCGCCGACGATGCCGATTTTGGCTCCGTGGTAAAAACTGAGGTTGATATTTTCCAGGACCTTTTTATGTCCGTAGGTTTTGGTCAGTTGACTGATGGAGAAAATGTATTCGCCTGCCATGATGTTTGGTTTCGGGGAGTGAGGTTAAGAGGTGCGGTAAAGGACAAAGTCCAGATCGTCTCGATAAACGAGTTCGATCGCGCAGTTATCAGCGAGCCATTGGAGCGTCCCGCTGCCGTAAAACCCGATATGGGTTGGATCGTTTTTATAATACCAGTCTTTGAAAATTTCAAGGTCCGGTTTGCCACCGGTCTCCGGATAAAATCGGGTCATGATGGCCAGATACCCACCCGGTTTGAGAACACCCAGAATACGATCGATTTCTGATGCCGGTGAATCCAGATGCTCGAACGTTTCCGTTGAAATGACCGCATCAAATTGTTTGCCAGCGTCCCAATCGGGAAAGAAAAATTTGTCGTAGACCGAAGCTGAGTAGCCCTGTCTTTCCAATAGAGTTTTCAGGACCGGTTCGTAGCCGCAGCCAAAGTCCAGTACCGTGCCGGACTTCGGTCCGTATTTTTTTAAAAGGTCCAGTTTGGTTTCGAACATTTGGACATAGCCCTCATTCTCCAGACTGTTTTCATGTTCGAGATAGCGTTTCTTTTCCTCGCCAGGTGAAAGATGGTGACTCGAAGGGACAAAAATGTAGTGACATTGGGTGCAGAGAAAAAAGTCGCGATCACGCGAATGATGAAACCGGTCGGCCGGGCCATTACAAAGCGGGCAGTTCATGTGAGGATTTTGCCACATTTAATGGATATTGGTAAGGAGACATTTGTGTAAGGCCGTATAACTTTATAAATTAAGAATTGTCGAGTTTTAGAAAGTTGTTCTGTTATCCCCTCCCCTTTAAAGGGGAGGGTGCGGGAGGGGTTATCAATACAACCTCCCCTGTATCCCCTCCTTTTAAAAGGAGGGGAAGAATATTGTAAGAAAACCTGGGTTTTTATTTTCTTTTACAAAGACCTTCTTTTGTAAGTAGAGATTGTTTGAGTCTGGTATTGCTTT contains:
- a CDS encoding endonuclease domain-containing protein, which gives rise to MKKKSSNPFIPYDKSLKEKARKLRNNSTPAEKEFWAILRTMPFFKRYYFTRQKPLGNFIVDFYCHKLKLVIEIDGDTHGTDTAKSYDQKRTHWLEGQGLQVIRFSNRDVLNCINGVMETLEGVIERITGEESPQPPS
- the ettA gene encoding energy-dependent translational throttle protein EttA, with amino-acid sequence MAGEYIFSISQLTKTYGHKKVLENINLSFYHGAKIGIVGENGSGKTTLLRIMGQEDKEFDGRAEPLKGTKIGFLHQEPHLDKDKTVRQVVEEAFSDIKKMIDEFNEVSASMANPMEDDEMEKAMEKMGRLQDEIDAVNGWELDRQVEIAMDALVLPADDQPAGTLSGGEARRVALCRLLLQKPDIILLDEPTNHLDAETVAWLENTLQEFPGNVLVSTHDRYFLDNITKWILELDNGRGIPFEGNYSSWLEQKSERLRQKDKAASGMQKRLEKELEWIRATPAGRRGKNKSRISDYEKLSQSQQTADDNSLDIQIQPGPNLGEKVIVASGLCKGFNGNPLIEGLDFSIPRGAIVGLIGPNGTGKTTLFRMIVGEEKPDAGTLEVGSSVALSYVDQHRDDLASDKTVFEEITQGDEEIEIAGRKLKSRAYVSRFNFRGTDQQKEVGKLSGGERNRVHLAKLLRRSGNVLLLDEPTNDLDVTTLSNLENAILNFNGCVLVISHDRFFLDRICTHLLVFEGDNKVRWYEGNFEEYQQTRKKELGGREENRRSKYKKLTLQK
- a CDS encoding class I SAM-dependent methyltransferase; amino-acid sequence: MNCPLCNGPADRFHHSRDRDFFLCTQCHYIFVPSSHHLSPGEEKKRYLEHENSLENEGYVQMFETKLDLLKKYGPKSGTVLDFGCGYEPVLKTLLERQGYSASVYDKFFFPDWDAGKQFDAVISTETFEHLDSPASEIDRILGVLKPGGYLAIMTRFYPETGGKPDLEIFKDWYYKNDPTHIGFYGSGTLQWLADNCAIELVYRDDLDFVLYRTS